Proteins co-encoded in one Candidatus Thiodictyon syntrophicum genomic window:
- a CDS encoding ZrgA family zinc uptake protein has protein sequence MPQPTHTAARLRRLAWALGLSTPLLAAGAVPPVGTAELRIRAEGAAVQVELSAAAETLVGFAGTPGTAAQQQDLKVAGENLKHGEALVRFNPQASCLLEEAKVDADPRERDGEAGMGANYRFNCVFPKMLNSAALGLFIGFPALQRVHVHYTTAQGQGAAVLTLGNPVVTFVPLQ, from the coding sequence ATGCCACAGCCAACCCACACCGCCGCACGACTGCGCCGCCTCGCCTGGGCCCTGGGCCTCAGCACACCGCTGCTGGCCGCGGGCGCCGTCCCGCCGGTGGGCACCGCGGAACTGCGCATCCGCGCCGAGGGCGCGGCCGTGCAAGTCGAACTGTCCGCCGCCGCCGAGACCCTGGTCGGCTTCGCCGGGACCCCGGGCACCGCGGCGCAACAGCAGGACCTGAAGGTCGCCGGCGAAAACCTCAAACACGGCGAGGCCCTGGTGCGTTTCAACCCCCAGGCGAGTTGCCTGCTCGAAGAGGCCAAGGTCGACGCCGACCCGCGCGAACGCGACGGCGAGGCCGGCATGGGGGCCAACTACCGCTTCAACTGCGTCTTCCCCAAGATGCTCAACTCCGCCGCCCTGGGGCTCTTCATCGGCTTCCCGGCCCTGCAACGGGTCCATGTCCACTACACCACGGCCCAGGGCCAGGGCGCGGCGGTGCTGACCCTCGGCAATCCGGTCGTTACTTTCGTGCCCTTGCAGTAA
- a CDS encoding protein disulfide oxidoreductase, which produces MSESPKDPMTAPDPAAPQAASPRPRRLRRWALDLTLILAVFLGVQWWQARPLATGAAPPLTGLTLDGQAIDLKDLRGQPVLVHFWASWCPVCKLTNGGIDAIAKDHRVLTVAMESGDAAQISRFMAAADLRFPVVPDEDGAISRRWGVAGVPATFVLDAAGRISYATMGASTETGLRARLWAASGTDQVRSD; this is translated from the coding sequence ATGAGCGAGTCGCCCAAGGACCCCATGACCGCACCCGACCCGGCGGCGCCCCAGGCCGCCAGCCCGCGACCCAGGCGCCTGCGTCGTTGGGCACTCGACCTGACCCTGATCCTGGCGGTCTTCCTCGGGGTCCAGTGGTGGCAGGCGCGCCCGCTCGCCACCGGCGCGGCCCCGCCCCTGACGGGCCTGACCCTGGACGGCCAGGCCATCGATCTCAAGGACTTGCGGGGCCAACCGGTGCTGGTGCATTTCTGGGCCAGTTGGTGCCCGGTCTGCAAGCTCACCAACGGCGGCATCGACGCCATTGCCAAAGACCATCGCGTCCTGACCGTGGCCATGGAATCGGGCGACGCCGCGCAGATCAGCCGCTTCATGGCCGCCGCGGACCTGCGCTTCCCGGTGGTGCCGGATGAAGACGGCGCCATTTCCCGCCGCTGGGGAGTCGCCGGGGTCCCGGCGACCTTCGTCCTGGACGCCGCCGGGCGGATCAGCTACGCCACCATGGGCGCCAGCACCGAGACCGGCCTGCGCGCCCGGCTGTGGGCCGCATCCGGCACCGACCAGGTCAGGTCCGATTGA